Proteins encoded within one genomic window of Humulus lupulus chromosome 1, drHumLupu1.1, whole genome shotgun sequence:
- the LOC133790282 gene encoding pentatricopeptide repeat-containing protein At1g18485, translating into MVLVAPPVSCSYQPPLTYRTNHSPQSSPTPKLDVSFSLTQKTNTTHKSAWLQEINKLCQSGKLPEAMNLLKNNSQDGVSGYSRREAIGVLLQACGYQKDMETGNKVHELVSASTQFRNDIVLNTRLVTMYSMCGSPSDSRLVFNGLQEKNLFMWNALVSAYTRNQLYDDSINMFIKLISETDFKPDYFTLPCMFKACAGIFDVGLGQVFHGMAMKMGLLLDVFVGNALVGMYGKCGCLEKAVQIFEKMPKRNLVSWNSMIRGFSNNGLSYECYNLLLAILGEDFLPDDATIVTLLPVCASEGDVDIGMMIHGLAVKLGLNEEMMVKNALMDMYSKCGYLSEAMILFDMNNKKNVVSWNSMIGGFSREGDIYGTFDLLRRMLIEDKNVRLDEITILNVLPACLEEKELESLREIHGYSVRHGFHDDEMVANAFVAAYTKCGSLNYAQHVFYGIETKTVSSWNALIGGFAQNGSPKKALDFYFEMKDAGLDPDCFTIGSLILACAHLTFMRYANQIHGFVLRNGLECDSFIGISLMSIYIQCNKILYAQALFSRMDDKDLVCWNTMLTGYTQVELPDKALHLFRQMLSSGVRPYEIAVTSAFEACSQLSALRLGKELHCFALKANLMEDIFVGCSTLDMYSKNGCMEQAQMLFDSLSEKDVASWNVLIAGYGLNGHGSKALELFEEMYRLWLKPDRFTFIGVLMACSHAGMVKEGLQYFNEMQDLFGIEPKLEHYACVVDMLGRAGRIEEALKLTSKMPEEADARIWSSLLSSCRSHGNLEMGAKIAQRLLELEPEKAENYVLVSNLYAGSRKWDDSRRVRQRMKKTGLQKDAGRSWIELGGKVYSFFAGDDMLPSSREIREMWRNLEEKITELGYVPNTSCVLHELEEEEKIEKLRGHSEKLAISFGLLKTGKGSTIRVCKNLRICLDCHNAAKLISRAFKREIVVRDNKRFHHFKDGLCSCSDYW; encoded by the coding sequence ATGGTGTTGGTGGCACCACCAGTGTCATGCTCCTACCAGCCACCTCTAACTTACAGAACCAATCATTCTCCTCAATCAAGCCCCACACCAAAATTAGATGTATCCTTCTCTCTCACTCAAAAAACCAATACAACTCATAAGTCAGCTTGGCTTCAAGAGATAAACAAGCTCTGTCAATCTGGAAAGCTCCCTGAGGCTATGAATCTCCTTAAAAACAACTCTCAAGATGGTGTTTCAGGGTACTCTCGGAGGGAGGCCATAGGGGTCTTGTTGCAGGCCTGTGGATACCAGAAAGATATGGAAACTGGAAACAAAGTCCATGAACTGGTTTCTGCATCCACCCAGTTCAGAAATGACATTGTTCTTAATACTCGTCTTGTTACCATGTATTCCATGTGTGGGTCTCCTTCGGATTCTCGTTTGGTCTTTAATGGGTTACAGGAGAAGAACTTGTTCATGTGGAATGCACTCGTTAGTGCTTACACTAGGAATCAACTATATGATGATTCGATCAACATGTTCATCAAGTTGATTTCAGAGACTGATTTTAAACCAGATTATTTCACACTCCCTTGTATGTTTAAGGCCTGTGCTGGTATTTTTGATGTGGGGTTGGGGCAGGTGTTTCATGGGATGGCAATGAAGATGGGTTTGTTATTGGATGTTTTTGTGGGCAATGCATTGGTTGGCATGTATGGGAAATGTGGGTGTTTAGAGAAGGCAGTTCAAATCTTTGAGAAAATGCCTAAGAGGAACTTGGTTTCTTGGAATTCGATGATTCGTGGATTTTCCAACAATGGTTTGTCTTACGAATGTTATAACTTACTGCTAGCGATTTTGGGGGAAGATTTTTTACCGGATGATGCTACAATAGTGACTCTGTTACCGGTGTGTGCTAGTGAGGGAGATGTAGATATAGGAATGATGATTCATGGTTTGGCAGTGAAGTTGGGGCTGAATGAAGAAATGATGGTGAAAAATGCCTTGATGGACATGTATTCAAAATGTGGATACTTATCTGAAGCTATGATCTTGTTTGATATGAACAATAAGAAAAATGTGGTTTCATGGAATTCTATGATCGGAGGTTTCTCTAGGGAAGGAGATATATATGGAACATTTGATCTTTTGCGACGAATGCTAATAGAAGACAAGAATGTGAGGCTGGATGAGATCACTATATTGAATGTGTTACCAGCTTGTTTAGAGGAGAAGGAGCTAGAAAGTTTGAGGGAAATTCATGGTTATTCAGTCAGACATGGGTTTCATGATGATGAAATGGTAGCAAATGCTTTTGTTGCAGCCTATACCAAGTGTGGATCTTTGAATTATGCTCAGCATGTCTTTTATGGTATAGAGACTAAGACTGTGAGCTCTTGGAATGCACTAATTGGTGGCTTTGCACAAAATGGTAGTCCAAAGAAGGCTTTAGATTTTTACTTTGAAATGAAAGATGCAGGGTTGGATCCTGACTGCTTTACCATTGGTAGCCTTATTTTAGCTTGTGCTCATTTGACGTTTATGCGTTATGCCAATCAAATCCATGGATTTGTTCTACGTAATGGGTTAGAATGTGATTCATTTATTGGCATCTCTCTAATGTCTATTTACATTCAATGCAACAAAATATTATATGCTCAGGCATTGTTCTCTAGGATGGATGATAAAGATCTAGTATGTTGGAATACAATGCTAACTGGTTACACTCAGGTTGAACTACCTGATAAAGCTCTTCATCTCTTTCGTCAAATGCTTTCTAGTGGAGTCCGACCATATGAGATCGCAGTCACAAGTGCATTTGAGGCTTGTTCGCAACTGTCAGCTTTGCGTCTGGGAAAAGAACTACATTGCTTTGCCTTAAAAGCTAACCTAATGGAAGACATATTTGTTGGTTGTTCTACCTTAGATATGTATTCAAAGAATGGCTGCATGGAACAAGCTCAAATGCTCTTTGACAGTTTGAGCGAAAAAGATGTTGCATCATGGAATGTTTTAATTGCAGGATATGGACTCAATGGACATGGAAGCAAGGCCTTGGAGCTGTTTGAAGAAATGTACAGATTGTGGCTGAAGCCTGATAGATTTACATTTATTGGAGTTTTAATGGCTTGTAGTCATGCTGGAATGGTCAAAGAAGGCTTACAATATTTCAATGAGATGCAGGATTTGTTTGGAATAGAACCAAAATTAGAGCATTATGCATGTGTAGTGGACATGTTAGGCCGAGCTGGCCGAATAGAAGAAGCTCTAAAACTCACAAGCAAGATGCCTGAGGAAGCAGATGCTAGAATCTGGAGCTCGTTGCTTAGTTCCTGTAGGAGTCATGGCAATTTGGAAATGGGGGCCAAAATCGCGCAGCGATTGCTGGAGTTGGAGCCTGAAAAGGCAGAGAACTATGTCTTGGTGTCAAATTTGTATGCTGGATCAAGGAAATGGGATGATTCGAGGAGAGTGCGACAGAGGATGAAGAAGACTGGTCTACAGAAAGATGCTGGGCGCAGCTGGATCGAACTTGGAGGGAAGGTATACAGCTTCTTTGCTGGCGATGATATGCTGCCAAGTTCTAGGGAGATTAGAGAGATGTGGAGAAATTTAGAGGAGAAGATAACCGAGCTCGGATATGTACCAAATACAAGCTGTGTGCTTCATGAGctagaagaagaggaaaagatTGAGAAACTAAGAGGGCACAGTGAGAAGCTTGCAATTTCTTTTGGATTATTGAAGACAGGTAAAGGGTCAACTATAAGAGTATGCAAGAATCTTAGAATTTGTTTAGATTGTCATAATGCAGCCAAGTTGATATCGAGAGCATTTAAAAGGGAGATAGTAGTGAGAGACAACAAGCGTTTTCACCATTTCAAAGATGGCCTTTGTTCTTGTTCAGATTATTGGTAG